The following nucleotide sequence is from Prosthecobacter sp..
CGTCAGCACCGCGACACCGACCACCGCTGGAACAAACCACGCCGAAACACGATCCGCGAGTCGTTGCACCGGTGCGCGACTGGCCTGCGCTTTGGCGGTCATTTCGACGATCTGGCTCAGCAGCGTATTCGCGCCCACGCGCTCGGCGCGCATGAGGAAGGTGCCATTGCCATTCACCGTGCCACCGGTCACAGCAGCCTTTGCCTCTTTCTTCTGCGGCATCGATTCGCCGGTCAGCATCGATTCATCCACAGCAGAGCTGCCTTCCGTCACGATTCCATCCACGGGAATGCGCGCACCCGGTTTGAGGCGCAGCACATCGCCGATTTGGATGTCATCCACGGGTGTTTCGATTTCCTGGCCATCGCGGACGAGCAGCGCTGTCTTCGGCGCGAGATTCATCAGCGCACGAATCGCCGATCCCGTCGCTTTGCGTGCGCGTAGTTCGAGAAGCTGCCCCAGCAGCACGAGCACGGTGATCACCGCCGCGCTTTCAAAGTACAACGCCATGCCACCATGCGTGGCCTCATGGGGCAGCCAGTTGGGAGCCACCAGTGCCACAACGCTGTAAAGCCATGCCGCCAGCACACCGAGGCCGATGAGCGTGAACATGTTGAAGCGCAGTGTGAGGATCGACTTCCAAAATCGCGCCAGCAACGGCCAGCCGACCCAAAAGACCACCGGTGTGGCCCACACCATCTGCATCCAGCCGGAGGCGTCGTGCGAAATGTCGCGGATCACCGGCAGATTCATGCCCATCGAGAGCAGCACGACCGGCACGGTCATGGCGGCGCTCCAGCGCACGCGCCACCACAGGTCACGCACCTCGTCATCACCGCCGTCGCCGCAGCATTCGGGCTCATTGCGCATGGCGAGCGGATTTTTCTCCAAGGCCATGCCGCATTGAGGACACGCGCCGGGTTTGTCAGATCGCACTCCTTCGCACATCGGGCAGATGTAGGGTGCGGGCGGCAGTTCCGTCTTTGACACAATCACCGTCCGCTCCTCATCCGAGGGGCAGTGCGGACAGGGTGTCGGCGCGTTGGGTTGCATTGCGGTGGCAAAATAGCCGCACAAACAACGCCATCACCAGACTATTCTTGGCGAATGCTGGCTCAACCCTTCGTGATGCACTCGTCAAGATTGAGAATCGCGCTCGCCACGGCATACCAGGCAGCGAATTCGGCGGCGGGCAGATTTTTCGGGAGTTCGAGGCCGGTGACGAGTTCTTTCGTGGCCTGCGCGTCGGCTTTGGCGGATTCAAACTGGGCTTCCCAGAGAGATTTGAGCACGCCGAACTCTTTGGCTTGCGGCGTGCGTGCCAGGGCGATGCGGAAGGCATGTTGCAGCCGCGAATCGAGATCCTGGCTCGGCGATTCAGTGACGATGCGTTTGGCGAAGGCCTTGGTGGCCTCGACATAAACGGGGTCGTTGAGCAACGTGAGCGCCTGGAGCGGTGTGTTGCTGCGCGAACGGCGCACCACACAGGCCATACGTGCGCTGGCATCGAAGTTCATGAAGCTCGGATAGGGCGAACCGCGTTTGAGCACAACGTAGAGGCCACGTCGGTATTGTTCGGCTCCGGGACTGACGACGTAGTTGTAATCCTGTCCGCCCACTTTTTTCCAGAGTCCATCGGGCTGTGGCGGACGGATGGGAACACCGCCCTGCTTCAAATTGAGCAGACCAGCGATGGCGAGGGCGTTGTCGCGGATGGTTTCGGCATCGAGGCGAAAACGGGGGCCGTGCCAGAGCAAAGTGTTGGCGGGATCAAGCTGAGAGCCAAGGGCGTAGGGCATAGGGCCAGACGCTTCGCGCGATTCGGGACTGGATTGGAACTCTTCGCCCTTTGCTCTTTGCCCTGCACTTTGTCTGTAAGCCGCGCTCATGACGATCTTCTTGAGCACATGCTTCATGTTCCAGCCGCTGTCGATGAACTCGACGGCGAGCCAGTCGAGAAGTTCGGGATGACTTGGGGCCGCGCCTTTGATGCCGAAGTCTTCGAGCGTCGCGACAATGCCCTGGCCGAAGAGCTCGGCCCACCAACGATTCACGGTGACGCGTGCGACGAGCGGATTGTCGCGGCTGGTGAGCCATTTCGCCAAGGTGATGCGATTGGACGGGCCTTGGGGCTTGGAATTGAAGATGGCGGGAACCGTTGGAGTGACGGGATCAGCCGGATCGGTGTAAACACCGCGTTTGAAGATGGCAGACATGCGCGGCTGCGGGAGTTCGCGCATGATTTCGGTGGTGGGGGCATCCAGCGCGGTGATCTGCTTTTGCAGCGCGGTTTTCTGGCGTTCGAATTTGGCGAGTTCGGGATCTTTGGATTTCGGCGTGGCGGCGGCTTTGCCTTTGCCACGTTTGGTGACGACGGGCGCGGGTTCTTCGACGGCAGGGAGGCATGCAACGACATCACCCGTGATGCTGGAGATGCGCAGGCAGCCCATGACGAGGCCGTTGCCGAAATTCTGCTCCATGCGAATGCTAAGCTTCGTTCCGGTGGGGATGGAAACGGGTTTGGCGAGTTCAAAGGCGGCCCAGTGAGGTTCACCGAAGCGCTGGCCGATGGCCCAGGCTTTTTTGCCGGTCTTGTCGATGAGAGTGGTGACAGCGTAGCCGTTTTGTGAGTAGTCGGCGTGGGCAGCACTGAATTTGAGGGGCTGCGTTTTGCCGTCGGGCGTGGTGAGAGCACAGTCGAAGGTGTGGAGGACGAAGTTGGGACGATTCGCGCCGCCGCGGCCGGGTCCATCGCCCGCGATGGAGGCATGGGTGAGGGCTTCGAGCAGCAATCCGCTGAGTTCGCCCCCCTTGAGCTCGGCTTCGAAGGTGTAGGTGTCTTTGTCGGGCACAGGGCCGGTTAGAAGGACGCTGCCGTCGCTTTGCAGTTCGGACTCGGCGTCGCTTTCGGTGATGAAGGCGGTGGGCTTGAGGGCTTGGACGGGTTTGGCGGAATCGATTTGGCCAGAACGTGAGGCGGCCGGGTTTCCGCGTTGGCCTCCGGAGCCGGTGAACTGCTGCTGACGTGCGGTGATCTGAGCGTCGAGCGTTTTCAATTGAGCGGCGAGCTGCTGGCGCTGCGTTTCACGTCCAGGATCGCTAATTTTAAACGGGGTGCCGTTGAAGCGGATGGAGCCGGGTGTGCTGGGATTGGCGCGCTCGGCTTCTTTCTCGGTGTTGTTGTAGTAAGCGAGGAGGGAGTAGTAGTCGCGCTGGGTGATGGGGTCGTATTTGTGGTTGTGGCACTGGGCGCATTCGAGCGTGGTGCCGAGCCAGACAGCGCCGGTGGTGTTGACGCGGTCGATGACTTGATTGATGCGGCTTTCCTCGGGCTCGGTGCCAGCTTCGACATTCGTGGGCGTGCAGCGATGGAAACCGGTGGCGATGATTTGATCGGGCGTGGCGTTGGGGAGCAGGTCGCCAGCGATTTGTTCGAGGGTGAACTGGTCGAAGGGCATGTTGGCATTCAGCGCGTTTACCACCCAGTCGCGCCAGGCCCAGACCTCGCGCAAATCATCGCGCTGAAAGCCGTGGGAGTCGGCGTAGCGGGCGAGATCGAGCCATGGGCGTGCCCAGCGGGGACCGAATTGCGGTGAGTTTAAGAGGCGGTTGGTGAGGGATTCGTACGCGGTGAGGGGAGCGACGGTGGAAGTGCTCAGTGCCGAGTGCTCAGTGCTCAGTTTCGGAGTCTGCGGACTGAGCACTGAGGACTGAGGACTTTTTTCCTTCGCCACAGCAGCCACGAAATCGGCTACTTCTTGCGGAGTCGGAGGCAGGCCGGTCAAATCGAGCGACAGGCGGCGAATGAGAGTTTCGGGAGTGGCTTCGGGCGATGGGGCGAGTTTGTTGGCTTCGAGCTTGGCGAGGATGAAGTGGTCGAGGTCGGTTTTGGGCCAGGACTTGTTCTGGATGGCGGGAAGTGGCGGACGTGTGGGCGGGACGTAACTCCAGTGCTTGAGCGTTTCGATTTTGTCGGGCCATTGGGCACCGGAGTTGATCCAATCGCGCAGATGATTGATCTCGGCGGCCGTGAGGCGGTCGCCGCGTTTGGGCATGGCTTCCTTGTCTTCCTTGGACAAGGCGACACGGCGAAGGAGGTCGGGACCGATTTCGAGATGCTTCGCAGAGGCGGTGTCGAGGCGGAGGTCGCCTTTTTGTTTTTCGCTGCCGTGGCATTCGAAGCAGGCACGCTGGAGTACGGGGAAGACGTCTTTGGCGAAGTCCGTGGGCGCGGCGTGGACGGCCGTGGCGACGAGCAACGTGATGAATGCGAGACGGATCATGCGGTCGTTGTGAACGACGGGAAAAGGCGGGACTTGCCTGAACGAGTTGGAAAACTCGTTCTACAACAGCCGGCGTGCGTTGCGCAGGCCGTCGGCGGTGACGACGGCTTGATTGCGGGCGGCGATCATGAAGTCGAGGTGGTTCTGCCACTGCATGGGGCGCAGCGAGGCGAGACCAGTGGCGCGGCGGCTGTAGCCGTAGTCGGCGATCTCCCAGCCGTAATCGGAATGGCGGTTGCGGTAGTCAGCACGGTGAATCCACGCGCCGAACTCGTCCTTGCGCCAGACCTCGGGGTCGTTGCCGGGAATGGTCTGCGCGAGCGCCCAGACGCGGCGGATGATCTCGGCGTCGTAGCCTTCGATGGAGTCGGAGACGGTGGGGAGTTCGGGCATTGAGGGGACGTTGCGAGAGCGGCGTGCCTTATTTGAGCTCGATGTTGTCGATGAGACGGGCGGAACCGAAAAAGACGGCAACAGCGATGACAACGAGCTCTGTGGTGGAGGACACAGGCTGAAGGGTCGTGGCATCGACGGCGGAGACGTAGTCGATGCGACCCAGCGGAGCGTGCTGCTGGATGTGATTCGTGATGAGCTTTTGCAGCGCGGCGGGTTCACGCTCGCCGTTTTTCCACGAGTCACGAGCAGCAACGAGCGCGGCACGGAGCGCGGGAGCCTGGGCACGTTCTTCGGGATTCAGATAACGATTGCGGCTGCTCATGGCGAGGCCGTCGGCTTCGCGCACGGTGTCGATGGCGTGGAGGACGACATTGAAGTCGAGATCGCGCACGAGACGACGGATGATGGCGAACTGCTGGTAGTCCTTTTTACCAAACACGGCGTCATCACACTGGACGAGGTTGAAGAGCTTGGCCACCACGGTGCAGACGCCGTCGAAATGGCCGGGCCGACTGGTGCCACAAAGAGCCAATGAGAGGCTCGTCTCGTGAAGCACGATGCTGCGATCGGATGGGTAAATCTCGTCGGCTTTGGGAGCGAAGATCATGTCCGCCCCATTGTCACGGCAGAGGCCGAGATCCTCGATGAGGGTGCGCGGGTATTTGGCAAAGTCTTCGCCGGGGCCGAACTGGAGCGGGTTGACGAAAAGGCTAACGGCAACATTGCCATTCGGACCGGCGATCTCACGCGCGGCACGCACGAGCGCGGCGTGCCCCTCGTGCAAGGCGCCCATGGTGGGCACGAAGACGCAGCGCGTGCCTTTGTTGATCGTG
It contains:
- a CDS encoding PSD1 and planctomycete cytochrome C domain-containing protein is translated as MIRLAFITLLVATAVHAAPTDFAKDVFPVLQRACFECHGSEKQKGDLRLDTASAKHLEIGPDLLRRVALSKEDKEAMPKRGDRLTAAEINHLRDWINSGAQWPDKIETLKHWSYVPPTRPPLPAIQNKSWPKTDLDHFILAKLEANKLAPSPEATPETLIRRLSLDLTGLPPTPQEVADFVAAVAKEKSPQSSVLSPQTPKLSTEHSALSTSTVAPLTAYESLTNRLLNSPQFGPRWARPWLDLARYADSHGFQRDDLREVWAWRDWVVNALNANMPFDQFTLEQIAGDLLPNATPDQIIATGFHRCTPTNVEAGTEPEESRINQVIDRVNTTGAVWLGTTLECAQCHNHKYDPITQRDYYSLLAYYNNTEKEAERANPSTPGSIRFNGTPFKISDPGRETQRQQLAAQLKTLDAQITARQQQFTGSGGQRGNPAASRSGQIDSAKPVQALKPTAFITESDAESELQSDGSVLLTGPVPDKDTYTFEAELKGGELSGLLLEALTHASIAGDGPGRGGANRPNFVLHTFDCALTTPDGKTQPLKFSAAHADYSQNGYAVTTLIDKTGKKAWAIGQRFGEPHWAAFELAKPVSIPTGTKLSIRMEQNFGNGLVMGCLRISSITGDVVACLPAVEEPAPVVTKRGKGKAAATPKSKDPELAKFERQKTALQKQITALDAPTTEIMRELPQPRMSAIFKRGVYTDPADPVTPTVPAIFNSKPQGPSNRITLAKWLTSRDNPLVARVTVNRWWAELFGQGIVATLEDFGIKGAAPSHPELLDWLAVEFIDSGWNMKHVLKKIVMSAAYRQSAGQRAKGEEFQSSPESREASGPMPYALGSQLDPANTLLWHGPRFRLDAETIRDNALAIAGLLNLKQGGVPIRPPQPDGLWKKVGGQDYNYVVSPGAEQYRRGLYVVLKRGSPYPSFMNFDASARMACVVRRSRSNTPLQALTLLNDPVYVEATKAFAKRIVTESPSQDLDSRLQHAFRIALARTPQAKEFGVLKSLWEAQFESAKADAQATKELVTGLELPKNLPAAEFAAWYAVASAILNLDECITKG
- the panC gene encoding pantoate--beta-alanine ligase produces the protein MNVINNVRQLRSWSTINKGTRCVFVPTMGALHEGHAALVRAAREIAGPNGNVAVSLFVNPLQFGPGEDFAKYPRTLIEDLGLCRDNGADMIFAPKADEIYPSDRSIVLHETSLSLALCGTSRPGHFDGVCTVVAKLFNLVQCDDAVFGKKDYQQFAIIRRLVRDLDFNVVLHAIDTVREADGLAMSSRNRYLNPEERAQAPALRAALVAARDSWKNGEREPAALQKLITNHIQQHAPLGRIDYVSAVDATTLQPVSSTTELVVIAVAVFFGSARLIDNIELK